One genomic region from Aneurinibacillus migulanus encodes:
- a CDS encoding sigma factor G inhibitor Gin, which yields MEGVTNIFIHMYKIENNGEEWRKKDEGEIMMTEQENRSCIVCGNEETQGIFIFDSFVCQRCEQEIVTTDASEDKYRFFIRQMRSIWLKQNA from the coding sequence ATGGAAGGCGTTACTAATATTTTTATTCATATGTATAAAATAGAAAACAATGGGGAAGAATGGCGTAAAAAAGACGAAGGTGAGATTATGATGACGGAGCAGGAAAACCGTAGCTGCATTGTGTGCGGCAATGAAGAGACACAGGGTATCTTTATTTTTGATTCATTTGTTTGCCAGCGGTGTGAACAGGAAATCGTAACAACGGACGCTTCGGAAGATAAATATCGCTTTTTTATTCGTCAAATGCGCAGCATTTGGCTAAAGCAAAACGCCTAA